One Ilumatobacter coccineus YM16-304 genomic window, GCACTCGACCGCCGCCTGAACCGTCGGCGCTGTTCCGACTCGCCGGGTCGCCCGGCTCACGTCGCCGACGGTGCGTGCTGGAGTGCCCATGCGAACATCGCGATCCCGCTGGCGACGCCGGCATTGACGCTGCGCGTGCTTCCGTACTGGGTGATCGCGTAGGTCGCCGCGGCCACGTCGAACACATCGCTCGACAGCCCGGGTCCCTCCTGGCCGAACACCAGGACGCAGTGTTCGGGAAGCACACTCGACTCGAGTGGCAGCGATCCGTCGACGTTGTCGATCGCGATGATCGCCAGTTCGGCCTCGGTGCACCACGCGGCGAACGATTCGACGTTCGGGTGATGGTGGAGGTGGAGGTACCGGTGGGTGGACATCGCGCCGCGTCGATCCCATCGGTGTGGTCCGATCACGTGGACGCCCGCCGCGTTGAACGCGTTGGCGTTGCGGATCACCGTGCCGATGTTGAAGTCGTGTTCCCAGTTCTCGATCGCGATGTGGAGCGCGTTGCGCGACGTGTCGAGGTCGGCGACGATCGCGTCGACCGACCAGTACCGATATCGGTCGAGGACGTTGCGTCGGTCGCCGTGCTCGAGCAGTTCGGGGTCGAGTCGCTCGTCGTCGGGCCATGGCGTCGGGTGCGGCCCGACACCGACCTCCGCAGCGACACTTGGCTCGGATGAGCGGCTGGCTCCGGCCGAGCCGTTGGCCCTGGTCGTGGCGCCGGCTCCGGTCTCAGAGCGCTCGGGCGGCTGGGACGACATCGTCGAGATAGGCATCGAGTGCATCACCGTCGACCGGCAACCGAAGGGCGATGTTGACCATGTCGGCACCGGCCTCGCGGTACGCCGCGATCTGTTCGATCGCCTGATCGGCGGTGCCCGTGAGCGCCCCTTCGGTGACGCGTTCGGCCTGCTCGGGACCCCACTGGTCGAGGATCTTCTGGCGCTCGGCGGCAGCGGCCGCTTCGTCGGCCCCGATGTGGAACGCCAGGTTGACCGAGCGTTGGAGCGTCGCCGGGTCGCGATCGACGGCTTCACACGCGGCGTCGAGGCGGTCGTTGAGTCGGCGGAACTCGGCCGGTCCGACGTAGGGCACGTTCCAACCCGTACAGAAGCGTGCGGCGGTTTCGGGGGTGCGCTTCGGGCCGCGCCCACCGGTCCAGAGCGGGATCGACCCGTCGTACGGGCCGGGCACACACGTGACGTCGTCGACGCGGAAATGCTCGCCGGTCACGGTGGTGCGTTCGTCCGCCGACAGCATGCCGCTGATGATCTCGAGCCCTTCGGTCAGCATGTCGAAACGCGTGCCGAGGTCGTCGAAGGTGAAGCCGTGGGCGACGAACTCGGGCTCGTGCCAACCGGCACCGAAACCCGGCTCGAAGCGGCCTTCGGAGATGTGATCGATCGCGACGATCGACTTCGCCAGCACCGCCGGGTTGCGGTACGGCACACAGAACACCAGGCAGCCGAGCCGTGCCTTCGACGTGACCGACGCGAGCGCACCGAGTGTCGCCACGGCCTCGAAGTGCGGCGTGGTCCCGCCAGCGGGTGGCGCCTCGTACAGGTGATCCCAGATCGAGATCCAGTCGACGGTGTCGTCGAGCCGCTTCCACAGTGCGATGAGGTCGGCCATCGCCGCGTTCTGCTGGCCGACGTGGACGCCGAGCTGAAGTCGTTGTGGAGTGCTCACGAGCTCATCATGTCAGGGAGGCGGTGGCGATCGCCTCCCGAGCAGCCGAGCCGTCTCAGGCCGGCGCCGGCTGCGCGCCGCGCTGGAGACGGCCCGGACGCTCACCGGTGAGCGTGCCGTTCTCGGCGGTGACGACACCGCGCTTGATCGTGGCGACGTATCCGTCGGCGGGCTGCATCAGTCGAGTGCCGCCGGCGGGCAGATCGTCGATGAGGCGTGGCGGGCGCAAGGCCAGGCGGTCGTGATCGATGAGGTTGATGTCGGCGAGGTAGCCCGGAGCGATCACGCCACGGTCGTGCCAGCCGACGTGTGCCGCGGTGCGCTGGGTCTGCTGGTGCACGATGAACTCGAGATCGATCCGTTCGCCACGATCGCGGTCACGGGTCCAGTGCGTGATCGCCGTGGTCGGGAACGTGCCGTCGGAGATGATGTTGCAGTGAGCGCCGGCGTCGGACAGGCCGAACATCGAGTGCTCCGACAGGATCATCTCGCGGACGTCGTCGAGGTTGCCGTTGGCGTAGTTCATCAACGGCATGTACAGCAGTTGCGCGCCGTCATCGGCGAGCATCAGGTCGTACATCTTCTCGACCGGGTCGACCCCTTCCGCGGCGGCCAGACCGGCGACGCTGTCCTCGGGAGTGGGCTCGTAGTCGAGCGGATCGGTGAGCGGGTACATGCGGTCGAAGCCGCCGTGGATCAGCGCCGGGAAGTCTCGGACGCGCACCTCGGCGTGTTCGGCGATGATGTCGGCGCGGGTCGCCGGGTCGGCGAGATGGGCGACCCGTTCCTCCACGGGCAGGTCGTGCAGGCGGGCGTAGGTGGGGCAGCGACGCAGCGGGTTGGCGGTGGCCGACAGCCCGAGCAGCACCCCGATCGGCCGGACGGCGACCTGGGCTCGCACGTCGGCACCGCGAGTGCTCCACTCGTCGATCCGAGCGACGAGTTCGCGCCAGCGGTTCGGTGTCTCGTCGTTCTGCTGCACCGTGAAGCTCATCGGTCGACCGACCTCGTCGACGATGCGTCCGAGCAGGTCGAGTTCGCGAGCCACGAGCTCGTCGTCGCCCGACTGGTATGCGTCGGAGATCAGCTGGATGACGCCGGCGCCCGCCCGATTGAGGCCTTGCGCGACGCCGACCACTTCATCGGCCGTGGCCTTGAGCGTGCCGAT contains:
- a CDS encoding TrmH family RNA methyltransferase, with product MSSQPPERSETGAGATTRANGSAGASRSSEPSVAAEVGVGPHPTPWPDDERLDPELLEHGDRRNVLDRYRYWSVDAIVADLDTSRNALHIAIENWEHDFNIGTVIRNANAFNAAGVHVIGPHRWDRRGAMSTHRYLHLHHHPNVESFAAWCTEAELAIIAIDNVDGSLPLESSVLPEHCVLVFGQEGPGLSSDVFDVAAATYAITQYGSTRSVNAGVASGIAMFAWALQHAPSAT
- a CDS encoding N-acyl-D-amino-acid deacylase family protein, producing the protein MADLIIRNGTLVDGTGAPRRRADIAVVGDRIVAVGDVAAHEPATREIDATGLVVTPGWVDIHTHYDGQVTWDPDLAPSSINGVTSIVMGNCGVGFAPARPDKHEWLIELLEGVEDIPGTALAEGLSWGWESFDEYLDVLDGLEWTVDVGAQMPHAALRTYVMGERGADHQSVATPDEIETMCRLTESAVRNGALGFTTSRTWAHRTSTGESIGTLKATADEVVGVAQGLNRAGAGVIQLISDAYQSGDDELVARELDLLGRIVDEVGRPMSFTVQQNDETPNRWRELVARIDEWSTRGADVRAQVAVRPIGVLLGLSATANPLRRCPTYARLHDLPVEERVAHLADPATRADIIAEHAEVRVRDFPALIHGGFDRMYPLTDPLDYEPTPEDSVAGLAAAEGVDPVEKMYDLMLADDGAQLLYMPLMNYANGNLDDVREMILSEHSMFGLSDAGAHCNIISDGTFPTTAITHWTRDRDRGERIDLEFIVHQQTQRTAAHVGWHDRGVIAPGYLADINLIDHDRLALRPPRLIDDLPAGGTRLMQPADGYVATIKRGVVTAENGTLTGERPGRLQRGAQPAPA
- a CDS encoding LLM class flavin-dependent oxidoreductase — protein: MSTPQRLQLGVHVGQQNAAMADLIALWKRLDDTVDWISIWDHLYEAPPAGGTTPHFEAVATLGALASVTSKARLGCLVFCVPYRNPAVLAKSIVAIDHISEGRFEPGFGAGWHEPEFVAHGFTFDDLGTRFDMLTEGLEIISGMLSADERTTVTGEHFRVDDVTCVPGPYDGSIPLWTGGRGPKRTPETAARFCTGWNVPYVGPAEFRRLNDRLDAACEAVDRDPATLQRSVNLAFHIGADEAAAAAERQKILDQWGPEQAERVTEGALTGTADQAIEQIAAYREAGADMVNIALRLPVDGDALDAYLDDVVPAARAL